The Sulfurospirillum halorespirans DSM 13726 genome has a window encoding:
- a CDS encoding FoF1 ATP synthase subunit B', which translates to MLDIIPALLLVTGTVFLVMLILLNKTLYKPLLEFIDNRNNSINRDLENAGKNASDVVAYYQEVETILSEGKMEAAKIREAALNEAKEKAGKRVEQKKSDLEAQSITFLKALESEKDEFKNGLLAQMPLFKESVAAKLSHI; encoded by the coding sequence ATGTTGGATATTATCCCAGCACTGTTACTGGTGACTGGAACTGTGTTTTTAGTGATGTTAATACTTCTTAACAAAACGCTTTACAAACCCCTTCTGGAGTTTATCGACAATAGAAATAACTCTATTAATCGTGATTTAGAAAATGCAGGGAAAAATGCCAGTGACGTTGTAGCCTACTATCAAGAAGTAGAAACGATTTTGTCTGAGGGCAAAATGGAAGCAGCGAAAATTAGAGAAGCTGCACTGAATGAGGCAAAAGAGAAAGCGGGCAAAAGAGTTGAGCAAAAAAAGAGTGATCTTGAAGCTCAAAGCATAACGTTCTTGAAGGCTTTAGAGTCAGAAAAGGATGAGTTTAAAAATGGTCTGTTGGCACAAATGCCTCTTTTCAAAGAGAGTGTTGCTGCTAAACTGAGCCATATTTAA
- a CDS encoding F0F1 ATP synthase subunit B, which yields MKINYFLLLLAPMALLASGGESGGSTDIFPRAVNFLIFAAIMYYYVADAAKQWYVGRKNEIATKLDSIQVKLKESNSKKEIALAKVEEAKANARVIVETAKKEALLLADKVAQDADVEIEGLSRAFEDRVSIERRKMQRAIVCEVLDEMFKEGSISLDNDEIVKIVNKKVA from the coding sequence ATGAAAATAAACTATTTTTTACTCTTGTTAGCTCCAATGGCACTTTTAGCCAGCGGTGGTGAAAGTGGCGGATCGACGGATATTTTTCCAAGAGCTGTCAACTTTTTAATCTTTGCTGCGATTATGTACTACTACGTTGCAGATGCTGCAAAACAGTGGTATGTGGGTCGTAAAAACGAGATTGCAACGAAGTTAGATTCAATTCAAGTTAAATTGAAAGAGTCTAATAGCAAAAAAGAGATTGCCCTTGCTAAAGTCGAAGAGGCAAAAGCAAATGCAAGAGTCATTGTTGAAACGGCTAAAAAAGAGGCACTTCTTTTAGCTGATAAAGTTGCACAAGACGCAGATGTCGAAATCGAAGGTTTGAGCAGAGCATTTGAAGATCGTGTCAGCATTGAGCGTCGTAAAATGCAAAGAGCCATTGTCTGTGAAGTTTTAGATGAGATGTTTAAAGAGGGTTCTATCTCTTTAGACAATGACGAGATCGTTAAAATTGTCAATAAGAAGGTTGCATAA
- a CDS encoding F0F1 ATP synthase subunit delta, which produces MSGAIAKKYVNALMSSCNDAELTEIYGLLTQLVGAFTIEKFHNIILSPDVSAKAKEELVLSLVETKNTKFQNFIKLLSHNDRLTLISVVAKELKYQLSLKNNTYEGSVATNFKMSQAQVSMLEENFSKKFNAKIKLNANENSYPGIKVELDDLGVEVSFSVERLKAQLTEHILKAI; this is translated from the coding sequence ATGAGTGGAGCAATAGCAAAAAAATATGTTAATGCGCTCATGAGTAGCTGTAATGATGCTGAATTAACAGAGATTTATGGTTTGTTAACTCAATTGGTTGGGGCCTTTACGATAGAGAAGTTTCATAACATTATTCTCTCTCCAGATGTCTCTGCAAAAGCGAAAGAAGAATTAGTTCTCTCTTTGGTTGAAACTAAAAATACGAAATTTCAGAATTTCATCAAATTACTGAGTCACAACGATCGTCTTACCTTAATTTCGGTTGTTGCGAAAGAGTTAAAATACCAACTCTCTTTAAAAAACAATACATACGAAGGGAGTGTTGCGACCAACTTCAAAATGAGTCAAGCACAAGTCAGTATGTTAGAAGAGAATTTCAGTAAAAAGTTTAATGCTAAGATTAAATTAAATGCGAACGAAAACAGCTATCCGGGTATTAAGGTTGAGTTAGATGATTTGGGTGTGGAAGTGAGTTTCTCAGTTGAGCGTCTTAAAGCTCAATTAACAGAGCATATCTTGAAAGCAATTTAA
- the atpA gene encoding F0F1 ATP synthase subunit alpha has translation MKADEISSIIKERIENFELNVDIEETGKVISVADGVANVYGLKNVMAGEMVEFENGERGMALNLEESSVGIVVLGSCNEIKEGSSVKRLAKLLRVPVGEALVGRVVNSLGDPIDAKGPINATETRFVEEKAHGIMARKSVHEPLQTGIKAIDALVPIGRGQRELIIGDRQTGKTTIALDTIINQKGQNVTCIYVAIGQKQSTVAQVVKKLEEHGAMEYTIIVNAGASDSAAMQFLAPYAGVSMGEFFRDSGKHALIVYDDLSKHAVAYREMSLILRRPPGREAYPGDVFYLHSRLLERAAKVNDELGAGSLTALPIIETQAGDVSAYIPTNVISITDGQIFLESDLFNSGIRPAINVGLSVSRVGGAAQIKATKQVAGTMRLDLAQYRELQAFAQFASDLDESSRKQLERGQRMVELLKQPPYAPIPVEKQILIIFAGAKGYLDSIDVKSVGRFEAELNSYVEAKYADIFEQLKAKKAIDKELEELLHKALSEFKATFAVK, from the coding sequence ATGAAAGCTGACGAAATCAGTTCAATCATTAAAGAGCGTATTGAAAACTTTGAGCTCAATGTTGATATCGAAGAGACAGGTAAAGTTATCTCTGTCGCTGACGGTGTTGCAAACGTTTATGGTTTGAAAAACGTTATGGCCGGTGAAATGGTTGAGTTTGAAAATGGCGAGAGAGGCATGGCACTTAACCTTGAAGAATCAAGCGTAGGTATCGTTGTTCTTGGTAGTTGTAATGAGATTAAAGAAGGCTCTTCTGTTAAAAGATTAGCAAAACTTCTTCGTGTTCCAGTCGGTGAAGCACTTGTTGGTCGTGTTGTCAACTCATTAGGTGATCCTATTGATGCAAAAGGTCCAATCAATGCAACTGAAACACGTTTCGTTGAAGAAAAAGCACATGGTATTATGGCACGTAAATCCGTTCATGAGCCACTTCAAACAGGTATTAAAGCGATCGATGCGCTTGTGCCAATTGGTAGAGGTCAAAGAGAGCTTATCATTGGTGATAGACAAACGGGTAAAACAACAATTGCTCTTGATACCATCATTAACCAAAAAGGTCAAAACGTTACATGTATTTATGTTGCGATTGGTCAAAAACAATCAACCGTTGCGCAAGTCGTTAAAAAACTTGAAGAACACGGCGCTATGGAATACACAATCATCGTTAATGCGGGTGCAAGTGATTCTGCTGCAATGCAATTTTTGGCTCCATACGCAGGTGTTTCTATGGGTGAGTTTTTTAGAGACAGCGGCAAACATGCGTTAATCGTGTATGATGATCTTTCAAAACATGCGGTTGCTTACCGTGAGATGTCATTGATTCTCAGACGTCCTCCGGGTCGTGAAGCATACCCAGGTGATGTTTTTTATCTACACTCCAGACTTCTTGAGCGTGCAGCAAAAGTCAATGATGAGTTAGGTGCAGGTTCTTTGACGGCTCTTCCAATCATTGAAACACAAGCAGGCGACGTATCTGCGTATATTCCAACCAACGTTATTTCGATTACCGATGGTCAGATCTTCTTGGAATCCGATCTCTTTAACTCAGGTATTCGTCCTGCGATTAACGTCGGTCTATCGGTTTCTCGTGTTGGTGGTGCGGCACAAATTAAAGCAACCAAACAAGTTGCAGGTACGATGAGACTTGACCTTGCTCAATACCGTGAGCTTCAAGCATTTGCACAGTTTGCAAGTGATCTTGATGAGTCAAGCCGTAAACAATTAGAGCGTGGTCAACGTATGGTTGAACTCTTGAAACAACCTCCTTATGCACCAATTCCTGTTGAAAAACAGATTTTGATTATTTTTGCAGGTGCTAAAGGGTACTTAGACAGTATTGATGTTAAATCAGTAGGCCGTTTTGAAGCGGAACTTAACTCTTATGTTGAAGCAAAGTATGCAGATATTTTTGAACAACTTAAAGCTAAAAAAGCGATTGATAAAGAGCTTGAAGAGCTATTACATAAGGCATTGAGCGAGTTTAAAGCGACGTTTGCAGTCAAGTAA
- the atpG gene encoding ATP synthase F1 subunit gamma, whose protein sequence is MANLKEIKRKIKSVQNTQKTTRAMKLVSTAKLKRAEMAAKQSRVYAVKINEVLSEIAYKINQYTNGAVESRFFDKNETPSTIDVIFVTADKGLCGGFNIQTIKAVRNLLAEYGKQNVTVRLRAVGRKGMAFFNFQGTELLTSYAGVSSSPSYEKAQEIIQSAIDDFVEGKTDKVILIHNGYKNMISQELKIVDVVPVQSPLETLETSSLMELEPDESGEEILDSLLQKYFEYNMYYALIDSLAAEHSARMQAMENATNNAKERVGILTLAYNKARQESITTELIEIISGVESMK, encoded by the coding sequence ATGGCAAACCTTAAAGAGATAAAAAGAAAAATTAAGAGTGTTCAGAATACTCAAAAAACAACACGCGCTATGAAGCTCGTTTCAACTGCAAAGTTAAAACGTGCCGAAATGGCTGCGAAGCAATCACGTGTGTATGCCGTTAAAATTAACGAAGTGCTCTCAGAGATTGCTTATAAAATCAACCAGTACACGAACGGTGCGGTTGAGAGTCGTTTTTTTGATAAAAATGAGACACCCAGCACGATTGATGTCATTTTTGTGACCGCAGATAAAGGTTTGTGTGGTGGTTTTAATATTCAAACTATTAAAGCTGTCCGTAACCTTTTAGCTGAATATGGAAAACAAAATGTGACTGTTCGACTTCGTGCTGTCGGAAGAAAAGGTATGGCATTTTTCAATTTCCAAGGAACTGAACTTTTGACCTCCTATGCAGGCGTAAGCTCATCTCCAAGTTATGAAAAAGCACAAGAAATTATTCAAAGTGCTATTGATGATTTTGTTGAGGGAAAAACTGACAAAGTGATCTTGATCCATAATGGATATAAAAATATGATTTCGCAAGAGTTGAAAATCGTGGATGTTGTACCGGTACAATCTCCTCTTGAAACACTTGAAACAAGCTCTTTAATGGAATTAGAGCCTGATGAGAGTGGCGAAGAGATTTTAGATTCATTGTTGCAGAAATATTTTGAATACAATATGTATTATGCACTCATTGATTCACTCGCAGCTGAACACAGTGCGAGAATGCAAGCAATGGAAAATGCAACCAACAATGCCAAAGAGCGTGTTGGCATTTTAACATTGGCATACAATAAAGCTAGACAAGAGTCTATTACTACTGAGCTCATTGAGATTATCAGTGGTGTAGAATCTATGAAATAA
- the atpD gene encoding F0F1 ATP synthase subunit beta, translating to MNGLISQIMGPVVDVDFNGYLPKINEAIEVNYEVEGKKQRLILEVAAHLGDNRVRTIAMDMSEGLTRGISVKALGNPIQVPVGEEVLGRIFNVIGDVIDQGADVSRKTLWSIHREPPKFEEQSTKSEIFETGIKVVDLLAPYAKGGKVGLFGGAGVGKTVIIMELIHNVAFKHSGYSVFAGVGERTREGNDLYHEMKDSNVLDKVALCYGQMSEPPGARNRIALTGLTMAEYFRDEMGLDVLMFIDNIFRFSQSGAEMSALLGRIPSAVGYQPTLASEMGKFQERITSTKKGSITSVQAVYVPADDLTDPAPATVFAHLDATTVLNRAIAEKGIYPAVDPLDSSSRMLNPEILGAEHYNVSRGVQAVLQKYKDLQDIIAILGMDELSEEDKVTVDRARKIERFLSQPFFVAEVFTGSPGKYVTLEESIAGFKGILDGKYDDLPEAAFYMVGSIEEVIEKAAKLKS from the coding sequence ATGAATGGATTAATTAGCCAGATTATGGGTCCAGTTGTTGACGTCGATTTTAATGGCTACCTTCCTAAAATCAATGAAGCGATTGAAGTGAATTATGAAGTAGAAGGCAAGAAACAACGTTTGATTCTTGAAGTAGCAGCACATTTAGGCGACAACCGTGTAAGAACAATTGCGATGGATATGAGTGAAGGTTTAACAAGAGGAATCAGTGTTAAAGCTTTAGGCAATCCTATTCAAGTTCCAGTAGGTGAAGAGGTTCTAGGACGTATTTTTAACGTCATTGGTGATGTAATCGATCAAGGTGCTGATGTTTCAAGAAAAACACTTTGGTCCATTCACAGAGAACCACCAAAATTTGAAGAGCAAAGTACAAAATCTGAGATTTTTGAGACAGGTATCAAAGTTGTTGACTTACTTGCCCCTTATGCAAAAGGTGGTAAAGTTGGACTCTTCGGTGGTGCAGGTGTTGGTAAAACCGTAATTATTATGGAACTCATTCACAACGTTGCTTTTAAACACAGCGGTTACTCTGTATTTGCAGGTGTTGGTGAGCGAACGCGTGAGGGAAATGATCTTTACCATGAGATGAAAGATTCTAATGTCTTGGATAAAGTTGCTTTATGTTATGGTCAAATGAGTGAACCACCGGGAGCAAGAAATAGAATTGCACTTACGGGTCTTACAATGGCTGAGTATTTCCGTGATGAAATGGGTCTGGATGTATTGATGTTTATCGATAACATTTTCCGTTTCTCTCAATCAGGTGCTGAGATGTCTGCACTTCTTGGACGTATTCCTTCAGCGGTTGGTTATCAACCAACACTTGCGAGTGAGATGGGTAAATTCCAAGAGAGAATTACATCGACTAAAAAAGGTTCGATCACCTCTGTTCAAGCCGTTTACGTACCAGCGGATGACTTAACGGATCCTGCTCCTGCAACGGTATTTGCTCACTTAGATGCAACAACCGTACTTAACCGTGCAATTGCTGAAAAAGGTATTTACCCAGCGGTAGATCCTCTTGATTCAAGTTCACGTATGCTCAATCCAGAAATTTTGGGTGCAGAACACTATAATGTATCTCGTGGTGTACAAGCGGTACTTCAAAAATACAAAGATCTTCAAGATATTATTGCGATTCTTGGTATGGACGAGCTTAGTGAAGAAGACAAAGTGACGGTTGATCGTGCTCGTAAAATTGAAAGATTTCTTTCTCAACCATTCTTCGTTGCAGAAGTATTTACCGGAAGTCCTGGAAAATACGTTACGCTTGAAGAGTCAATTGCTGGTTTTAAAGGTATCTTAGATGGTAAATACGATGATTTACCAGAAGCTGCTTTTTATATGGTAGGAAGCATTGAAGAAGTTATTGAAAAAGCTGCAAAACTAAAAAGCTAA
- the atpC gene encoding ATP synthase F1 subunit epsilon — protein sequence MNTLKLEIVTPTGQIFANDVKSVTLPGKEGEFGVLPNHASLVTLLQAGVIDIELKDGNHDVVAINWGHVKVDENSVTVLADGAVSIGGANESEVAKSLEAAKALLESISDSDIAIAIATAKIESIAKTRKF from the coding sequence ATGAATACATTAAAATTGGAAATTGTGACTCCAACGGGTCAAATTTTTGCCAACGATGTAAAGAGTGTTACGCTTCCAGGTAAAGAGGGTGAGTTTGGTGTTTTACCAAACCACGCCTCCTTGGTAACGCTTTTACAAGCAGGTGTCATTGATATTGAACTAAAAGATGGAAATCATGATGTTGTCGCTATTAATTGGGGACATGTTAAAGTCGATGAGAACTCTGTGACGGTTTTAGCTGATGGCGCAGTCTCAATTGGTGGAGCCAACGAAAGTGAAGTTGCAAAATCATTAGAAGCTGCTAAAGCACTTTTAGAGAGTATTAGTGATTCAGATATTGCTATTGCGATTGCTACAGCAAAAATCGAGTCCATTGCAAAAACAAGGAAATTTTAA
- a CDS encoding MotA/TolQ/ExbB proton channel family protein: MTSFELFLNYFARSGFFTWVILIWLSAYFIITCGIFFSRYFYLGYWLSIEKNSLESMLMGSKNVRDDSILRKCSSTAGASEKLLNVCKNVAEKNATSGLWMLSIIASTAPFIGLFGTVVSILETFSGLGQSGSASLGVIAPAISEALVATATGIFVAIPAYSANLFLRRKAYEVIVYVQREVDILLSANETRRDNA, encoded by the coding sequence ATGACATCTTTTGAATTGTTCTTGAATTATTTTGCAAGAAGTGGCTTTTTTACATGGGTGATTTTAATCTGGCTATCTGCCTATTTTATTATTACATGTGGTATTTTTTTTAGTAGATACTTTTATCTTGGGTATTGGCTCTCCATTGAAAAAAATTCGTTAGAGTCCATGCTGATGGGTTCAAAGAATGTACGTGATGATTCAATTTTACGAAAATGTTCAAGTACCGCAGGGGCTTCTGAAAAACTGTTAAATGTGTGTAAAAATGTTGCTGAAAAAAATGCAACGAGTGGTTTATGGATGCTCTCCATTATCGCTTCAACTGCACCTTTTATTGGTTTGTTTGGAACCGTTGTCTCTATTTTGGAAACCTTTAGTGGTTTAGGACAATCAGGTAGCGCATCATTGGGCGTTATTGCACCTGCCATTAGTGAAGCCTTGGTCGCAACGGCTACGGGTATTTTTGTTGCGATTCCTGCCTACAGTGCCAATCTGTTTCTTCGTAGAAAAGCGTATGAAGTGATTGTTTATGTGCAAAGAGAAGTGGATATTTTACTTTCAGCAAATGAGACACGAAGAGATAACGCATGA
- a CDS encoding ExbD/TolR family protein, protein MMSQLDEVPELNITPLVDIMLVLLAILMVTTPALVYEEVIKLPDGSKSSVVSKLPELEIRVTKDKKVYIKNDSFMLAEFPDSFMMQKSKYPLKSIVYIKADESLSYKDVMFVLKTIKQAGFTNVSLETNG, encoded by the coding sequence ATGATGAGTCAATTGGACGAAGTTCCTGAGTTAAATATTACACCGCTTGTCGATATTATGTTGGTATTGCTAGCCATTTTAATGGTGACAACACCAGCATTAGTTTATGAAGAGGTGATTAAACTTCCTGATGGTAGTAAGTCCTCTGTTGTGAGCAAACTCCCAGAGCTTGAGATTAGAGTTACTAAAGATAAAAAAGTCTATATCAAAAATGATAGCTTTATGCTTGCCGAATTTCCTGATAGTTTTATGATGCAAAAAAGTAAATATCCTCTTAAAAGTATTGTCTATATTAAGGCTGACGAAAGTCTCTCTTATAAAGACGTCATGTTTGTACTCAAAACAATTAAACAGGCTGGTTTTACGAACGTATCTTTAGAAACGAATGGATAA
- a CDS encoding TonB C-terminal domain-containing protein, with the protein MSSVNRYASLGWTLSILLYICLLFCLAYVLSSHKDTLKNYTSQKDPMNVALVERKKNDSEKLKEERKKEEVQKPVEKPVEKPAEEKKVASSPKEAVKSQSLRGLFEDINTSKLPTEAKEQKKDQTTPTRVKPNKDETKEKSESAASKIANSLNFSEQKHLVDTKKGGEYDPFIGKVQEILEENWQKTVDTENGNVAKVVIKVSDQGVFSYKIASLSYNNEFNTKLKEFLHAMESVEFPKYEKGSLFEMPVEFKDIKE; encoded by the coding sequence GTGTCGAGTGTGAATAGATACGCCTCTCTTGGATGGACATTGTCCATCCTTCTCTACATCTGCTTGCTGTTTTGTCTTGCTTATGTTTTAAGCTCGCACAAAGATACGCTTAAAAATTATACTTCTCAAAAAGATCCTATGAATGTTGCTTTGGTTGAGCGTAAGAAGAATGATTCTGAAAAGCTTAAAGAAGAACGCAAAAAAGAAGAGGTTCAAAAGCCTGTTGAAAAGCCAGTAGAAAAACCTGCAGAAGAGAAAAAAGTTGCCTCTTCGCCTAAAGAGGCGGTTAAAAGTCAATCTCTTCGTGGTCTTTTTGAAGATATTAACACCTCAAAACTTCCTACAGAAGCAAAAGAGCAAAAGAAAGATCAGACTACGCCTACACGTGTGAAGCCTAATAAAGATGAGACAAAAGAGAAGAGTGAAAGCGCTGCGTCTAAAATTGCAAACTCTTTGAATTTTTCAGAGCAAAAACATTTAGTTGACACAAAAAAAGGTGGGGAGTACGATCCATTTATTGGTAAAGTGCAGGAGATTTTAGAAGAGAATTGGCAAAAGACAGTTGATACAGAAAATGGCAATGTTGCGAAGGTTGTAATTAAAGTCAGTGACCAAGGTGTCTTTAGTTACAAAATAGCTTCGTTGTCTTATAATAACGAATTCAATACAAAACTCAAAGAGTTCTTACATGCCATGGAAAGTGTTGAATTTCCAAAATATGAAAAAGGATCCTTATTTGAGATGCCAGTTGAATTTAAAGATATAAAGGAGTAA
- the tolB gene encoding Tol-Pal system protein TolB: protein MKKIVVFLCLALFAYAGDATVEIVKKIDVLPKIAVQDASPKNIDLESRRSFFKLIAGDLRVSSHFNVLDDYLQSSYEGGPLENFLSDKKVDMILRFSLTQDLNAATANVKLINAKTGVTTFEKVYSITDKKRNPFLAHKIVVDVNDQVGAPSVKWMEQSVIFARYTDAKKSEIVISDYTLSYTKIVVTGGLNIFPKWANTDQSAFYYTSYSGAEPTIYQYDLKTGGRKSIISSPGMVVCSDVSKDGTKLLLTMAPKDQTDIYIYDISTRKISKITDYSGIDVNGNFIDDDKRIAFVSDRLGSPDIFAQGIYDKSFEKLVYHGKNKNSISTYDNYIVYSSREADSEFGRNTFNLYLISTKTDYLRQLTASGENLYPRFAKDPDTIMFIKQFGNQSALGIIRLNANKTYQFQLKTGKLQSIDW, encoded by the coding sequence ATTAAAAAAATCGTTGTTTTCTTATGTTTAGCGCTGTTTGCATATGCTGGTGACGCAACCGTAGAAATTGTCAAAAAGATAGATGTGCTTCCAAAAATTGCTGTACAAGATGCAAGCCCAAAAAATATTGATTTAGAGTCAAGAAGAAGTTTTTTTAAGCTTATCGCAGGTGATTTACGTGTGAGTAGCCATTTTAATGTTCTTGATGATTATTTGCAAAGTAGTTATGAAGGTGGACCATTAGAGAACTTCCTTTCCGATAAAAAAGTAGACATGATTTTACGTTTTAGTTTGACGCAAGATCTTAATGCTGCGACGGCAAATGTAAAATTGATTAATGCAAAGACGGGTGTGACAACCTTTGAGAAAGTCTATAGCATTACGGATAAAAAAAGAAATCCTTTCTTAGCGCACAAAATTGTTGTGGATGTGAATGATCAAGTAGGGGCTCCTTCGGTTAAATGGATGGAACAATCGGTGATCTTTGCTAGATATACGGATGCTAAAAAGAGTGAGATCGTGATTTCTGACTATACTCTGAGCTATACGAAAATAGTGGTAACAGGTGGCCTTAATATCTTCCCTAAATGGGCAAATACGGATCAAAGTGCTTTTTACTATACCTCCTATAGTGGTGCTGAGCCCACAATATACCAATATGATTTAAAAACAGGTGGCAGAAAAAGTATTATTTCAAGCCCTGGCATGGTTGTCTGTTCGGATGTCTCAAAAGATGGAACAAAACTTCTTCTAACCATGGCCCCCAAAGATCAAACTGATATTTACATCTATGATATTTCAACCCGAAAAATAAGTAAAATTACAGATTATTCAGGGATTGATGTTAATGGTAACTTTATTGATGATGATAAACGCATTGCCTTTGTTTCTGATCGTTTAGGCTCTCCTGACATTTTTGCACAAGGTATTTATGATAAAAGTTTTGAAAAACTGGTCTATCATGGTAAAAATAAGAACTCTATTTCAACGTACGATAATTATATTGTCTATTCAAGCAGAGAAGCGGACAGCGAATTTGGTAGAAACACCTTTAATCTCTATTTGATTTCAACGAAAACAGATTATTTGCGACAATTAACGGCATCAGGCGAGAATCTTTATCCACGTTTTGCAAAAGATCCTGATACCATTATGTTCATTAAACAGTTTGGAAATCAGAGTGCATTGGGCATAATTCGCCTCAATGCAAACAAAACGTATCAATTTCAGTTAAAAACAGGCAAACTTCAGTCAATTGATTGGTGA
- a CDS encoding OmpA family protein, protein MGKLALTSLAVAVLVLTGCSQKSPEVDMTKGTSDTKGASTNDGMSALQKLIASLEANSKTIYFDFDKYTVRKDQQANIDANAALFNSAEAKSFSIKVEGNCDEFGTDEYNYALGLKRAKSVKDGLVAKGMVADRVTVVSYGESNPACTEHNKDCWSKNRRAEFKVLP, encoded by the coding sequence ATGGGTAAATTAGCTTTAACAAGCTTAGCGGTAGCGGTTTTGGTTTTAACAGGTTGTAGCCAAAAAAGTCCAGAAGTCGACATGACTAAAGGAACTAGTGACACAAAAGGTGCATCAACAAATGATGGTATGAGCGCTCTTCAAAAATTGATCGCTTCTTTAGAGGCTAACTCTAAAACAATCTATTTTGATTTTGATAAATATACTGTCAGAAAAGATCAACAAGCAAACATCGATGCAAACGCTGCATTGTTCAACTCTGCAGAAGCAAAAAGTTTCTCAATCAAAGTTGAAGGTAACTGTGACGAATTCGGTACAGACGAATACAACTATGCACTTGGTCTTAAAAGAGCAAAAAGTGTTAAAGATGGTCTAGTTGCTAAAGGTATGGTTGCTGATAGAGTAACTGTTGTAAGTTATGGCGAAAGCAATCCTGCATGCACAGAGCACAATAAAGATTGTTGGTCTAAAAACAGAAGAGCAGAATTCAAAGTTCTTCCATAA
- a CDS encoding tetratricopeptide repeat protein: MKKQIFLFSIALLPMAALSSEPSAFGSSDFSSGTTSTSYINTVSVSDRKPQDSQKTASINETVVNNKAALSNVSEEYEGMRSVMESYATKIAKQDEKMRQLEEENKKLREYVEESRKIQTENQDKIKVVVGELGSLIDSINKNYVPKEKFDQLANELRGTKGSAASKTTTTPEPAKKDTPAVTPAKTISAKELSTKDSATLIKEADDHFDKKSYTEAEALYSELLNRNYKPAKVNFTLGEIAYTQKSYTKAIEYYKSSISLFDKAAYTPTLLYHTGTSFEKLGKTKDAQGFYKALKENYPDSPEAKKIK; the protein is encoded by the coding sequence ATGAAAAAACAAATTTTTCTATTTTCGATAGCGTTGCTGCCTATGGCAGCGCTATCGAGTGAACCCTCAGCCTTCGGATCCAGCGATTTTAGTAGCGGAACTACCAGTACCTCTTATATCAATACTGTCAGCGTTAGTGACAGAAAACCTCAAGACAGTCAAAAAACAGCAAGCATTAATGAAACAGTTGTCAACAACAAAGCTGCTCTCAGTAATGTCTCTGAAGAGTACGAGGGAATGCGTTCAGTTATGGAAAGTTATGCGACTAAAATTGCTAAACAAGATGAGAAAATGCGTCAACTCGAAGAGGAAAATAAAAAACTTAGAGAGTATGTTGAAGAGAGTCGTAAGATTCAAACCGAAAATCAAGATAAAATTAAAGTGGTTGTTGGAGAACTTGGATCGCTCATTGATTCAATCAACAAAAACTATGTTCCAAAAGAGAAATTTGATCAGCTTGCCAATGAGCTAAGAGGTACCAAAGGCAGTGCTGCTTCTAAAACGACTACGACACCAGAGCCTGCTAAAAAAGATACACCAGCAGTAACTCCTGCAAAAACTATCTCTGCTAAAGAGTTAAGCACGAAAGATAGTGCAACACTGATTAAAGAAGCAGATGATCATTTTGATAAAAAATCTTATACAGAAGCAGAAGCACTGTATTCAGAACTTCTAAATCGTAACTATAAACCAGCAAAAGTCAATTTTACGCTTGGTGAAATTGCCTATACTCAAAAGTCTTATACCAAAGCAATTGAATACTATAAATCAAGTATTTCACTTTTTGATAAGGCCGCTTATACCCCAACACTTCTTTATCACACAGGTACTTCTTTTGAAAAGCTTGGAAAAACCAAAGATGCACAAGGTTTTTACAAAGCACTGAAAGAGAATTACCCTGACTCACCTGAAGCTAAAAAAATTAAATAA